ATAGACACCTCCAAGCCCCAGCCTGCCCCCTCGCCTACCCCTCGTCCATGACCCGGATCAAGGGGTTTGCCGCCAGGCCAACCCCCACCTGCGCCGCTGAGGACATGTTGCATCCTGGGCCACCCCTACCGCCAAGGCCCCATCCGGCCTAAGGGAAGGCAGGTACAGATTCCCCACCCCGAAGCCCTCAGCAGATTCGGCAGATTGTTAAATGGAAATGGTTACTGTTTCTAATACACTAAATCCGAGCGGAATACTTGACTTTATCCTGGGAGCGGTATAGCCTAACCTCCAGGAGGTTGACCATGCTACCCCTAACCCAGCTTCCCCCTGGCCAGCAGGCGCGAATCCTCAGGGTTCCGCCGGAAGAAAAGCGGCTTCTAGCCTTAGGCTTGAGGCCTGGAGCCACGGTGGAAATCCTCTTACGGGCCCCCTTGGGGGATCCCCTCGAGGTGCGGGCAGGGGAAACCTATCTGCTCCTACGCCGCGAGGCGGCCAAGGTCATCCTGGTGGAAGCCAGCAGGGAGCCCACATGAGTTGCCCCCGGTGCGATCCTCCAGCACCCATAGCCTCCGAGACCCGACCGACACGGGAAAAGCATTGGGCCATGGTCGGGGGGCCCAACACCGGGAAATCCTCCCTCATCAACGCCTTGGCGGGCAGCCAGCTGGCGGTGGGGAACTGGGCGGGAACCACTCTGGAGCGCCTTTCCGCCCGCCTGGACCTAGGGGGGCCAGTGGAGCTGGTGGACCTGCCCGGCCTCTACTCCCTTTTGGCCACCTCGCCGGAGGAAACCCTGGTGGTCCGGGAGCTCCTCCAAAACCCCCCTGACCTGGTCCTCAACGTCTTGGACGGGGGGAACTTGGAAAGGAGCCTGGTCCTCACCCTGGAACTCATGGAGCTGGGCCTGCCCATGGTCCTGGTGGTTAACCTCTTGGACGAGGCGGAGGCCAAGGGGCTTAAGGTGGACCTCCAAGCCCTGGAGAAGGCCCTGGGCCTCCCAGTGGCGGGTACGGTAGCCAGCCGGGGCCAGGTGGCCGAGGTCTGGCCCAAGGTGAGGGAGGCCCGCATCCCTACCCCCATGGTCCTCTACCCTGAGCCCTTGGAAAGGGCCCTGGACCACCTGCGCCCTTGGGTGCCCAACCGGGCCCTGGCCCTTTTGGCCCTTATGGGGGAGGAAAACCTCCCCCTGCCCCCCGAGGCTTGGGAGGCGGTAAGGCAGGAAGGGAGCGCCCTCGCCCAGGCCGGGTTGGACCCCTACCT
Above is a window of Thermus albus DNA encoding:
- a CDS encoding FeoA family protein gives rise to the protein MLPLTQLPPGQQARILRVPPEEKRLLALGLRPGATVEILLRAPLGDPLEVRAGETYLLLRREAAKVILVEASREPT